Proteins encoded in a region of the Marinococcus sp. PL1-022 genome:
- a CDS encoding nucleoside deaminase, whose product MYNEALMKRAVQLAQKVKKEGEGDPFGCVIVRGGEVVAEEGNKGFKTCDPTTHAELEAVRTASRFLKTQDLSDCELYTSGEPCPMCEAAINWSGIPVVYTAKTAKEAENAGLLPVPETTYELQYKPLRDKNLDPYLDER is encoded by the coding sequence ATGTATAATGAAGCTTTGATGAAACGGGCGGTGCAGCTGGCGCAGAAGGTAAAAAAAGAAGGGGAGGGAGATCCCTTTGGCTGTGTAATTGTCCGGGGCGGTGAAGTAGTGGCCGAGGAAGGGAATAAAGGCTTTAAAACCTGTGATCCGACGACTCACGCCGAGCTGGAAGCAGTAAGGACCGCTTCACGGTTTTTAAAAACTCAGGATTTAAGTGACTGCGAGCTGTATACGAGCGGGGAGCCCTGTCCAATGTGTGAAGCTGCCATCAATTGGAGCGGTATCCCGGTAGTATACACGGCAAAAACAGCAAAGGAGGCCGAAAATGCCGGCCTCCTTCCAGTGCCCGAAACAACCTACGAGCTGCAGTATAAACCTCTTCGGGATAAAAATCTCGATCCATACCTTGATGAACGTTAA
- a CDS encoding MBL fold metallo-hydrolase translates to MVKVSQVSENIIKVHMKVGITISAWVVKHENGAIIIDTGIRPMAPRILKEAARFGRVQMILLTHGHPDHVGGLAYIQDKVNAPVYIHGLEIPYITGEKPYPNRKKPTNYTKGFSVKQLPGDSRGVFHSMMGLDPYFTPGHSPGHTAYYHKKDDVLITGDMITSKNGRIGPPMKQFTANMDRAMRSTKTIQKVAPRKLSICHGEDLQYSQHLYSAFVNQYQSKV, encoded by the coding sequence ATGGTGAAAGTCAGCCAGGTGAGTGAAAATATTATTAAGGTGCACATGAAGGTAGGCATTACTATTAGTGCCTGGGTCGTCAAGCATGAGAACGGGGCTATTATTATTGATACGGGCATCCGGCCAATGGCGCCGAGAATTTTAAAAGAAGCAGCACGTTTTGGACGGGTCCAGATGATTTTATTAACGCACGGACATCCGGATCATGTAGGCGGACTCGCTTATATTCAGGACAAAGTAAATGCACCTGTTTACATCCATGGGCTCGAGATTCCTTACATAACGGGGGAAAAACCTTATCCTAACCGAAAAAAACCGACAAATTATACTAAAGGATTTTCTGTAAAGCAGCTGCCGGGAGACAGCCGTGGCGTTTTTCATTCTATGATGGGGCTGGACCCATATTTTACACCGGGGCACTCTCCGGGTCATACCGCTTATTATCATAAAAAAGATGACGTTCTGATCACTGGCGACATGATTACTTCGAAAAACGGGCGTATTGGTCCTCCGATGAAACAGTTTACTGCTAATATGGATCGGGCGATGCGGAGTACGAAAACTATACAGAAAGTGGCTCCCCGAAAACTATCAATCTGTCACGGAGAGGATCTGCAGTATTCGCAGCATCTGTACAGCGCATTTGTAAATCAATACCAGTCTAAAGTATAA
- the ytvI gene encoding sporulation integral membrane protein YtvI → MKQTTGWMILRFIIVIIATFALAWALGKIFSYTYPFWIAAFFAWMLMPLTKWLHYKLRLPNGIAALVGLLLTLSIIGGIITGLIFLSIELFNVIAEKGPAWMESTFLQMQNFYNENILPFWERATGAASGIGGQSSVDQGIAQLGSQLGSGLGSVAQTTADALTQLILGIPTLLIVLLFIVLAIYFIGKDWNRYAGKMKLALPPFVIERLKAFYQAMWARVFGYIRAQLILMLVTGVIVLIGLLIMRVEGAYWLAAVVGVAEFLPYLGTGTILIPWGVYLLITGNFGLGLGLLILYTITMIVRQIIEPKVLSSSMNLNPLAVLISLFAGLQMFGAVGLLAGPAILVLFIILWDIGVAKDISRFIRYGFDK, encoded by the coding sequence ATGAAACAAACAACCGGCTGGATGATTCTGCGGTTTATTATCGTTATAATAGCCACTTTCGCTCTTGCATGGGCGCTTGGCAAGATTTTTTCCTATACGTATCCGTTTTGGATCGCCGCTTTTTTCGCGTGGATGCTTATGCCGCTTACGAAGTGGCTTCATTATAAACTGCGTCTGCCAAATGGGATCGCAGCTCTTGTTGGTCTTCTGCTTACTTTAAGTATCATTGGAGGCATTATTACCGGCCTGATCTTTCTTTCAATTGAATTATTCAATGTGATCGCTGAAAAGGGGCCGGCCTGGATGGAGAGCACCTTTTTGCAAATGCAGAATTTTTACAATGAAAATATCCTTCCCTTCTGGGAAAGAGCTACAGGAGCCGCCTCCGGGATCGGCGGTCAGTCCTCTGTAGATCAGGGGATAGCTCAGCTTGGAAGTCAGCTTGGCTCCGGACTTGGCTCAGTCGCTCAGACTACTGCCGACGCTTTAACCCAATTAATTTTAGGCATTCCGACGCTCTTGATTGTCCTGTTATTTATTGTATTAGCTATTTATTTTATCGGAAAAGACTGGAATAGATATGCCGGAAAAATGAAACTGGCCCTGCCGCCCTTTGTCATCGAGCGGTTAAAGGCTTTTTACCAGGCCATGTGGGCAAGAGTTTTCGGCTACATTCGGGCGCAGCTGATCCTTATGCTTGTGACAGGCGTTATTGTGCTAATCGGCCTGCTTATCATGAGGGTCGAAGGAGCCTACTGGCTTGCAGCCGTCGTTGGTGTCGCTGAATTTCTTCCTTACCTGGGCACCGGCACTATTTTAATTCCGTGGGGAGTGTATCTGCTCATTACAGGCAACTTTGGCCTTGGACTTGGCCTTTTGATCCTTTATACGATTACCATGATTGTCCGGCAGATTATCGAGCCAAAGGTGCTCTCTTCGAGCATGAATCTGAACCCGCTTGCCGTGCTGATCTCCCTGTTTGCCGGCCTGCAGATGTTTGGAGCCGTCGGTCTGCTGGCGGGACCCGCCATTTTGGTTTTATTTATTATTCTTTGGGATATCGGCGTCGCAAAAGACATCTCCCGTTTTATCCGGTACGGCTTTGATAAATAA
- a CDS encoding aldehyde dehydrogenase family protein — protein MESTTVHSSNEEEIQAAWQKADDAFTPWASLPIEKRLSYIQLLRFTISELREEIADIISSATGKPPIEALGSEVIPVLEALRHIEKEAPGLFNRERVRTPMIFMGKNSSIIRKPRGKIAVISPWNFPFQLSLIPVVEALTAGNCVLLKPSAETPLASLLLEKISGLFPDGVFQVLHGGAETGRLLVEQQPDYIHFTGSVATGKVIQKQAAEHLIPTTLELGGKDAMVVHKDANVERAANAASWGAFMNSGQVCLSVERVIVHEEVQEEFLNNVRRTIAGLRRDGEKEYEIGRMTTKKQWDTVYNQVQEAIDQGAEQIAGKPPERWDDQTLSIEPVVLTGITGEMRIWKEETFGPVFSVRTYSTIDEALELFNDTIYGLSGSIFTADQELAANFTAKVRTGNFMINDVISHAANHYLPYGGAKQSGIGSYHSTAGMRSFSIETSVMSARGSMNSEILWYPYKGKFESLSQIIDYYYGRNRNWKSFLQTFMGLTRRP, from the coding sequence TTGGAATCAACAACCGTTCATTCATCTAATGAAGAAGAAATACAGGCTGCCTGGCAAAAGGCCGATGATGCTTTTACTCCCTGGGCTTCTCTGCCCATAGAGAAACGGCTTAGCTACATACAGCTGCTTCGCTTTACTATCAGCGAGCTCCGGGAAGAAATTGCGGACATTATTTCCTCCGCTACAGGAAAACCTCCTATTGAAGCGCTGGGGTCTGAGGTCATCCCGGTTCTTGAAGCTCTGCGCCACATTGAAAAAGAAGCTCCCGGTCTTTTTAACCGGGAGCGCGTCAGAACTCCAATGATCTTTATGGGAAAAAATTCTTCAATCATTCGCAAACCACGCGGAAAAATTGCTGTTATCTCTCCCTGGAATTTTCCTTTTCAGCTTTCTCTTATTCCTGTTGTTGAAGCGCTGACTGCAGGAAACTGCGTGCTTTTAAAGCCTTCCGCAGAGACGCCGCTCGCCAGTCTTCTTCTTGAAAAAATTTCGGGACTTTTTCCTGACGGCGTGTTTCAGGTTCTCCATGGCGGAGCTGAAACCGGACGCTTACTAGTTGAACAGCAGCCGGACTATATTCATTTTACCGGATCAGTCGCAACAGGAAAGGTTATTCAGAAGCAGGCCGCCGAGCATCTGATTCCCACCACCCTCGAACTGGGCGGAAAGGATGCTATGGTCGTTCACAAAGATGCGAACGTCGAACGGGCGGCGAATGCTGCTTCCTGGGGAGCCTTCATGAACAGCGGCCAAGTCTGTTTATCTGTCGAGCGCGTAATTGTGCATGAAGAGGTTCAGGAGGAATTTTTGAATAATGTACGCAGAACCATCGCCGGTCTGCGCCGGGATGGCGAAAAAGAATATGAAATCGGTCGGATGACGACGAAAAAGCAGTGGGATACGGTTTACAATCAGGTTCAGGAGGCGATTGACCAGGGTGCCGAACAGATAGCCGGAAAACCACCCGAACGCTGGGACGATCAAACTCTGTCAATCGAACCGGTTGTTTTGACTGGAATAACCGGAGAAATGCGGATATGGAAGGAAGAGACTTTCGGTCCTGTATTTTCAGTACGGACTTATTCTACAATTGACGAGGCGCTCGAGCTGTTCAACGACACAATTTATGGTCTGAGCGGTTCCATTTTCACTGCTGACCAGGAGCTTGCGGCAAACTTTACTGCAAAGGTCCGCACGGGCAACTTTATGATCAATGATGTAATCTCCCACGCTGCCAATCACTACCTTCCTTACGGAGGCGCAAAACAGAGCGGTATTGGATCCTACCACTCTACTGCAGGCATGCGTTCGTTCAGTATTGAAACGTCCGTTATGAGCGCAAGGGGGAGTATGAACAGCGAAATTTTATGGTATCCTTATAAAGGAAAGTTCGAATCACTTTCGCAAATCATCGACTATTACTACGGCAGAAACCGTAACTGGAAATCATTTTTGCAAACATTTATGGGCCTCACACGCCGGCCGTAA
- a CDS encoding 3-hydroxyacyl-CoA dehydrogenase has translation MDINGKVFLLPGGASGLGGATANMLVENGAKVVIADFEVRPGRKRAKELGDSAIFIEMDVTSDEKGKATIDKTIETFGRIDGVVNCAALGLAEKILNKKDSHSLEHFTRVIQTNLVGTFNMLRLGADAMRHNEPNEQGERGIIINTSSIAAYEGQVGQAAYSASKGGIWSLTAPAARELSDFGIRVMAIAPGLFETPFYMSFPEKARQTLGQNVPFPRRLGFPNEYASLVKEIIHNTMLNGETIRLDGALRMPPK, from the coding sequence ATGGATATTAACGGAAAAGTTTTTTTACTTCCAGGCGGTGCATCCGGACTTGGTGGTGCTACGGCGAATATGCTTGTAGAAAACGGTGCGAAGGTGGTTATCGCCGATTTTGAGGTGAGACCCGGAAGAAAAAGAGCAAAAGAGCTTGGAGACAGTGCCATTTTTATTGAAATGGACGTCACTTCGGACGAAAAAGGAAAAGCAACTATTGATAAAACAATAGAAACGTTCGGGCGTATCGACGGGGTGGTCAACTGCGCGGCACTCGGGCTTGCAGAGAAGATTCTGAATAAAAAGGATTCGCACTCCCTCGAGCATTTCACTCGTGTTATCCAGACGAATCTGGTTGGAACGTTTAACATGCTCCGGCTCGGTGCAGATGCGATGAGACATAATGAACCAAACGAACAGGGAGAAAGAGGAATCATTATTAATACATCTTCGATTGCCGCCTATGAAGGACAGGTCGGCCAGGCTGCCTACAGCGCTTCTAAAGGGGGCATCTGGAGCCTTACGGCACCGGCCGCCAGGGAGCTTTCAGACTTTGGTATACGCGTTATGGCTATCGCTCCGGGTTTATTCGAAACTCCTTTTTATATGTCCTTTCCGGAAAAAGCAAGGCAGACGCTGGGACAGAACGTTCCTTTTCCAAGAAGGCTCGGATTTCCGAATGAGTATGCCTCGCTTGTAAAAGAAATTATCCATAACACAATGTTAAACGGGGAAACGATTCGTTTGGACGGAGCGCTCCGTATGCCTCCCAAATAA